In a single window of the Lates calcarifer isolate ASB-BC8 linkage group LG1, TLL_Latcal_v3, whole genome shotgun sequence genome:
- the ubr3 gene encoding E3 ubiquitin-protein ligase ubr3 isoform X2: MMAASLLRRDKKSTAAHLKADLNRTDNSSGIRQLQELLDAVLNPEKSAADTEALDWCKCLIAGGEGFEEFCKTVRSYDNATLCGLVWTANFVAYRCRTCGISPCMSLCAECFNNGDHTGHDFNMFRSQAGGACDCGDGNVMRESGFCRRHRLRTGENIPSIPRDLLLMSEMVLPRFILCIIQYLRDGYIEPDTSTERDLQKVLQQLEPQISFLEELTKMGGAMRTVLTKILTNQQTFKELSMGQEENLYAKKNYDKYLSALKNSGLVSVEEKAQGATADVNVGAEGGAGAMVLLGTTSPGSPDESSKEEDQDAGQSVGQRKRVKLSSSTKDPSIIESLKHKCFLEELLFWTIKYEFPQKMVTFLLNMLPDQDYKITFTKTFVQHYVFIMKTLMKSHESDTMSNRIVHISVQLFSNEELARHVTEECQLLDIMVTVLLYMMESCLIKSELQDEENSRHVVVNCSEALLKNNTYWPLVSDFINILSHQSVAKKFLEDHSLLMLWMSFVSFFQGMNLNKRELNEHVEFESQTYYAAFAAELEACAQPMWGLLTHCKVKETQEYTKTVVRYCLETLQIWFDAIGFIDEPAPNQVTFHLPLHRYYAMFLSKAIKCQGLDLDSLLPDQEMLMKIMVHPLQIQACLSEIHSNMWVRNGLQIKGQAMTYVQSHFCNSMIDPDIYLLQVCASRLDPDYFISSVFERFKVVDLLTMASQHQNAVLDSEQERPMLEGALTFLVILTSLRIHLGMTDDEILRAEMVSQLCMNDRTHSALLDLIPENPNPKSGIVPGSCSFEEMLSAVADFKAPVFEPGGSMQQGMYTPKAEVWEKEFDPIMVVLRTVYRRDVQSAMDRYSAFLKQSGIHTGNPWPPYKERTPLHPCYKGLIKLLHCKTLHIVIFTLLYKIWMDHQNMSEHVLCMVLYLIELGLDNQVQENKEDEEPCIEEHCHDSWFPGTNLLSNLHHVINFVRVRVPETAPEVKREAPPSTSTEASSYGQNSRRLTGNWRENLREAQVFSLVAERRRKFQEIINRSNTEATQVVRPKSSSTRWVPPGTPPQLVTEILEIRESMLSLLIKLHQKLSSKQNSLSASWLEDMDTSRHAHGDGITAIERILTKAATRSCQIKRSIQDICGKVCPPVPPKKNSPTDKKAMDKEERRQRARERQQKLLAEFASRQKSFMETAMDVESPDTEAAMDLGASEVMESEVLYDCVICGQSGPSTEDRPTGLVVLLQASSVLGHRCKNKEAKNLPTTDEEHIYPADTCGVAHDVRLTLMQRFFKDSSCLQSVSIGWDGGVYVQTCGHTLHIDCHKSYMESLRNDQVLQGFSVDKGEFTCPLCRQFANSVLPCRPGRGTEAGAWHTPTNKKTCVLVKEVEDLQEKLGLFPTESNLSKEMELVIKDIKNTTQKKYMDYGKNPGSPDNDFLFMYSVARTNLELELVHRGGNLCSGGASAAAKRSCLNQLFHVLAMHMRLYSIDSAYNPWTKLTQIAQNKEADFDEERPEVPMLFRDVPSLLIIFVLTMPQPLRKEHFTCVVKMLYNLQLTQALAALSARFSPEERQAWSTSGALKKNAVNAEKSFEALLSHVISELSKDKSVYKVNVEETLMLSSSVWSPQSIEFSLQQFCLPFLRLSCLLQHHLYGDNLTGCLEEEEFSSLAVCLGLIPSAPQPSNTVNSASCLEWAVNAFDLVTQWCAEVTGLSQMQAEQSLTLLVQDPQWAAPRLLQLPDNYNIIFQYYHRKACTACKKVPKDPALCLVCGAFVCLKGPCCKQQGICECVLHSQHCGAATGIFLLINASVIIIIRGHRFCLWGSVYLDAHGEEDRDLRRGKPLFLCEERYRVLEQQWVSHTFDHINKRWGPHYNGL; this comes from the exons ATGATGGCGGCGTCGCTGCTGCGCCGGGACAAGAAATCCACTGCCGCCCACTTGAAGGCAGACTTAAACCGGACTGACAATAGCTCCGGGATCCGACAACTTCAGGAGCTGCTCGACGCTGTGCTAAATCCCGAAAAATCAGCGGCGGACACAGAGGCTCTTGACTGGTGTAAATGTCTAATTGCAGGAGGCGAAGGTTTCGAGGAGTTCTGCAAAACGGTCCGGTCCTATGACAACGCGACTCTGTGCGGCTTGGTTTGGACCGCTAATTTCGTTGCATATCGATGCCGGACCTGTGGCATCTCCCCGTGCATGTCACTGTGTGCTGAGTGTTTCAATAACGGAGACCACACGGGCCATGATTTCAACATGTTCAGGAGCCAGGCTGGCGGGGCCTGTGACTGTGGAGACGGTAATGTCATGCGAGAGAGTGG ATTTTGTCGACGACATCGGTTGAGAACAGGGGAAAATATCCCCTCAATACCTCGAGACCTTCTCTTGATGTCTGAGATGGTTCTTCCTCGCTTCATCCTGTGTATCATACAGTACCTGAGGGATGGATACATTGAACCAG ACACCTCAACTGAGAGAGATCTACAGaaagtcctgcagcagctggagcctCAGATCTCTTTCCTGGAGGAGCTCACAAAGATGGGAGGGGCAATGAGGACTGTACTGACAAAGATCTTGACCAATCAGCAAACATTCAAGGAGTTGAGCATGG GCCAAGAGGAGAATTTGTATGCTAAAAAGAACTATGACAAGTATTTGTCAGCATTAAAGAATTCAGGTCTGGTGTCTGTGGAGGAGAAAGCCCAAGGTGCTACTGCTGATGTCAATGTTGGGGCTGAAGGAGGTGCAGGAGCCATGGTCCTATTGG GGACCACTTCACCAGGGAGCCCAGATGAGTCTAGTAAAGAG GAAGACCAAGATGCAGGGCAGTCTGTTGGTCAAAGGAAGAGGGTTAAACTGAGTAGCAGTACCAAAG ACCCGAGTATTATTGAATCTCTAAAGCATAAATGCTTCTTGGAGGAGTTGCTGTTTTGGACGATAAAATATGAGTTTCCTCAGAAGATGGTCACCTTCTTACTAAACATGTTGCCAGATCAAGATTACAAg ATCacttttacaaaaacatttgttcAGCATTATGTGTtcatcatgaaaacactgatgaaaagcCACGAGTCGGATACCATGTCCAACCGCATTGTACATATTAGTGTGCAGCTGTTCAGCAACGAGGAGCTGGCTCGACACGTGACAGAGGAGTGTCAGCTGCTGGACATCATGGTCACAGTCCTCCTCTACATGATGGAGAGTTGCCTTATCAAAAGTGAACTTCAAG aTGAAGAGAATAGTCGTCATGTTGTGGTGAACTGTAGTGAGGCGCTGTTGAAGAACAACACCTACTGGCCATTAGTTAGTGATTTTATTAACATCCTCTCACACCAAAGTGTAGCGAAAAAGTTCCTGGAGGACCATTCACTGCTGATGCTGTGGATGAGCTTTGTGTCATTTTTCCAGG GTATGAACCTCAATAAGCGGGAGCTGAATGAACATGTGGAATTTGAGTCTCAGACATACTATGCAGCGTTTGCAGCAGAGCTTGAAGCCTGTGCACAGCCAATGTGGGGTCTCTTAACACACTGCAAAGTCAAA GAGACACAGGAATATACTAAAACTGTGGTACGCTACTGTTTGGAAACCCTCCAGATCTGGTTTGATGCCATTGGCTTCATTGATGAG CCTGCTCCAAATCAAGTGACATTTCACCTGCCACTGCACCGCTACTATGCCATGTTCCTCAGTAAG GCTATAAAGTGCCAAGGTCTGGACTTGGACAGCCTCCTGCCTGACCAAGAGATGCTTATGAAGATCATGGTGCATCCACTCCAAATCCAG GCATGCCTGTCAGAGATCCACAGCAACATGTGGGTCAGGAATGGTCTGCAGATCAAGGGACAGGCTATGACTTATGTGCAGTCACACTTCTGCAACTCAATGATTGACCCAGACATCTATCTGCTCCAG GTTTGTGCATCGAGACTAGACCCTGACTACTTTATCTCAAGTGTTTTTGAGAG GTTCAAAGTGGTTGACCTGTTGACCATGGCGTCTCAGCATCAGAATGCCGTGTTAGACTCTGAGCAGGAGAGACCGATGCTTGAAGGAGCACTGACCTTCCTGGTCATACTGACAAGCCTTCGCATCCATTTGG GGATGACAGATGATGAGATCCTTCGGGCTGAGATGGTCTCACAGTTGTGTATGAATGACCGTACACACAGTGCGCTGTTAGACCTT ATTCCTGAGAATCCCAACCCAAAAAGTGGCATTGTCCCAGGGAGCTGTAGTTTTGAGGAAATGCTCTCTGCTGTGGCTGACTTCAAGGCTCCTGTTTTTGAGCCTGGAGGCTCTATGCAGCAGGGCATGTACACACCCAAAG CGGAGGTGTGGGAAAAGGAGTTTGACCCCATCATGGTCGTTCTCAGAACTGTCTATCGGCGTGACGTCCAGTCAGCGATGGACAGATACTCAGCATT TTTGAAGCAGTCTGGCATTCACACTGGCAACCCATGGCCACCTTACAAGGAGAGGACTCCTCTGCACCCATGTTACAAAGGCCTAATCAAGCTGTTGCACTGCAAGACACTGCACATTGtgatattcactctcctttacAAG ATATGGATGGATCATCAGAACATGTCTGAGCATGTGCTGTGCATGGTGCTGTACCTGATTGAGCTGGGCTTGGACAACCAAGTTCAAGAAAACAAGGAGGATGAG GAGCCTTGCATTGAGGAGCACTGCCATGATAGCTGGTTCCCTGGCACCAACCTCCTCTCCAACTTGCACCACGTCATCAACTTTGTGAGGGTTCGGGTTCCTGAGACAGCCCCTGAGGTGAAGAGAGAGGCCCCTCCCAGCACCAGCACTGAAGCCTCCTCTTATGGCCAG AACTCCAGGCGTCTTACAGGCAATTGGAGAGAG AACCTACGTGAAGCTCAGGTGTTCAGCCTTGTGGCAGAGCGCAGGAGGAAGTTCCAGGAGATAATCAACCGCAGCAACACTGAAGCAACCCAGGTTGTCAGGCCCAAGAGCTCCTCAACACGCTGGGTCCCACCAGGCACACCCCCGCAGTTGGTAACAGAGATTCTGGAGATCCGCGAAAGCATGCTGTCCCTCCTCATCAAGCTCCACCAGAAGCTGTCATCCAAACAGAACTCTCTGTCAGCGTCCTGGCTAGAGGATATGGACACGAGCCGTCACGCTCATGGAGATGGCATTACAGCCATTGAGCGCATCCTCACCAAGGCAGCCACGCGCAGCTGCCAAATCAAGCGTAGCATTCAGGACATTTGCGGAAAGGTGTGTCCTCCAGTGCCACCAAAGAAGAACAGTCCCACTGACAAGAAAGCCATGGATAAAGAAGAAAG gcGTCAGAGggccagagagagacagcagaaatTGCTTGCTGAATTTGCATCCAGGCAGAAGAGTTTCATGGAAACAGCTATGGATGTTG AATCCCCTGACACTGAGGCAGCCATGGATCTAGGAGCATCTGAAGTGATGGAGTCTGAGGTTCTTTATGACTGTGTGATCTGTGGCCAAAGTGGACCATCCACTGAGGACCGTCCCACTGGCCTAGTAGTTCTCCTCCAGGCATCCTCAG TGCTCGGGCATCGCTGCAAAAACAAAGAGGCTAAGAATCTCCCAACGACTGATGAAGAGCACATCTACCCTGCAGACACGTGTGGAGTGGCACATGATGTCAGGCTCACGCTCATGCAGCGGTTCTTCAAAGAT AGTTCTTGCCTGCAGTCTGTGTCAATAGGTTGGGATGGGGGTGTCTACGTCCAGACCTGTGGTCACACTTTGCATATAGATTGCCACAAGTCATACATGGAGTCTCTGAGG aaTGACCAGGTCCTCCAGGGTTTCTCTGTTGACAAGGGTGAATTTACGTGCCCACTCTGTCGACAGTTTGCCAATAGTGTCCTTCCCTGTCGCCCTGGGCGGGGCACAGAGGCTGGTGCCTggcacacacccacaaacaagAAGACATGTGTGCTTGTAAAGGAGGTAGAAGATCTTCAGGAGAAACTTGGCCTTTTCCCT ACGGAGTCCAATTTGAGTAAAGAGATGGAGCTGGTTATCAAAGACATCAAGAACACCACTCAGAAGAAATACATGGACTACGGCAAGAACCCTGGCTCCCCTGACAATGATTTCCTCTTCATGTACTCTGTGGCAAG GACCAACCTGGAGTTGGAGCTTGTGCATCGGGGAGGAAACCTGTGTTCTGGAGGAGCCAGTGCAGCTGCCAAACGCTCATGTCTCA ATCAGTTGTTCCATGTGCTGGCCATGCACATGCGTCTGTACAGCATTGATTCAGCCTACAATCCCTGGACTAAGCTGACTCAGATTGCACAAAACAAAGAGGCAGA CTTTGATGAAGAGAGACCCGAGGTGCCCATGCTGTTTCGAGACGTCCCGTCCCTCCTGATTATCTTTGTGCTAACGATGCCTCAGCCTCTGCGTAAAG AACACTTTACCTGTGTGGTGAAGATGCTGTACAACCTGCAGTTGACCCAGGCTCTGGCTGCTCTGTCAGCCAGGTTCAGCCCAGAGGAAAGACAGGCCTGGAGCACATCTGGAGCTCTTAAGAAG AATGCTGTGAATGCTGAGAAGTCTTTTGAGGCGCTGCTCAGTCACGTTATCAGTGAGCTTTCTAAGGACAAGAGCGTCTACAAGGTGAATGTTGAAGAAACATTAATG CTGAGCTCCAGTGTGTGGTCCCCACAGTCTATTGAGTTCAGCCTCCAGCAGTTCTGCCTGCCCTTCCTTCGCCTCTCCTGCCTCCTGCAGCATCACCTTTATGGAGACAACCTAACTGGCTGCTTG gaggaggaggagttctCGTctttggctgtgtgtttggggcTCATACCCTCTGCCCCTCAGCCTTCCAACACCGTGAACAGTGCCTCATGTCTGGAGTGGGCGGTCAACGCCTTCGACTTGGTGACACAGTGGTGTGCTGAGGTTACAGGGCTCTCTCAGATGCAGGCTGAGCAATCATTG ACGTTGCTTGTCCAGGATCCTCAGTGGGCAGCCCCTCGCCTTCTGCAGCTGCCTGACAACTACAATATCATCTTCCAGTACTATCACAGGAAGGCCTGCACTGCCTGCAAAAAGGTGCCAAAAGACCCTGCACTCTGCCTTGTTTGTGGCGCCTTCGTCTGTCTCAAAGGCCCGTGTTGCAAACAGCAGGGtatctgtgaatgtgttttg CACTCCCAACATTGTGGCGCAGCTACAGGCATCTTTCTACTGATAAATGCctcagtcatcatcatcatccgCGGACATCGTTTCTGCCTGTGGGGTTCTGTTTACCTCGATGCCCACGGAGAGGAGGACCGCGATTTACG CCGTGGTAAGCCTCTCTTCTTATGTGAAGAGAGGTATCGAGTGTTGGAGCAACAGTGGGTTTCACACACCTTTGATCACATCAATAAGCGTTGGGGGCCTCACTATAATGGACTCTAA
- the ubr3 gene encoding E3 ubiquitin-protein ligase ubr3 isoform X4: protein MMAASLLRRDKKSTAAHLKADLNRTDNSSGIRQLQELLDAVLNPEKSAADTEALDWCKCLIAGGEGFEEFCKTVRSYDNATLCGLVWTANFVAYRCRTCGISPCMSLCAECFNNGDHTGHDFNMFRSQAGGACDCGDGNVMRESGFCRRHRLRTGENIPSIPRDLLLMSEMVLPRFILCIIQYLRDGYIEPDTSTERDLQKVLQQLEPQISFLEELTKMGGAMRTVLTKILTNQQTFKELSMGQEENLYAKKNYDKYLSALKNSGLVSVEEKAQGATADVNVGAEGGAGAMVLLGTTSPGSPDESSKEEDQDAGQSVGQRKRVKLSSSTKDPSIIESLKHKCFLEELLFWTIKYEFPQKMVTFLLNMLPDQDYKITFTKTFVQHYVFIMKTLMKSHESDTMSNRIVHISVQLFSNEELARHVTEECQLLDIMVTVLLYMMESCLIKSELQDEENSRHVVVNCSEALLKNNTYWPLVSDFINILSHQSVAKKFLEDHSLLMLWMSFVSFFQGMNLNKRELNEHVEFESQTYYAAFAAELEACAQPMWGLLTHCKVKETQEYTKTVVRYCLETLQIWFDAIGFIDEPAPNQVTFHLPLHRYYAMFLSKAIKCQGLDLDSLLPDQEMLMKIMVHPLQIQACLSEIHSNMWVRNGLQIKGQAMTYVQSHFCNSMIDPDIYLLQVCASRLDPDYFISSVFERFKVVDLLTMASQHQNAVLDSEQERPMLEGALTFLVILTSLRIHLGMTDDEILRAEMVSQLCMNDRTHSALLDLIPENPNPKSGIVPGSCSFEEMLSAVADFKAPVFEPGGSMQQGMYTPKAEVWEKEFDPIMVVLRTVYRRDVQSAMDRYSAFLKQSGIHTGNPWPPYKERTPLHPCYKGLIKLLHCKTLHIVIFTLLYKIWMDHQNMSEHVLCMVLYLIELGLDNQVQENKEDEEPCIEEHCHDSWFPGTNLLSNLHHVINFVRVRVPETAPEVKREAPPSTSTEASSYGQNLREAQVFSLVAERRRKFQEIINRSNTEATQVVRPKSSSTRWVPPGTPPQLVTEILEIRESMLSLLIKLHQKLSSKQNSLSASWLEDMDTSRHAHGDGITAIERILTKAATRSCQIKRSIQDICGKVCPPVPPKKNSPTDKKAMDKEERRQRARERQQKLLAEFASRQKSFMETAMDVESPDTEAAMDLGASEVMESEVLYDCVICGQSGPSTEDRPTGLVVLLQASSVLGHRCKNKEAKNLPTTDEEHIYPADTCGVAHDVRLTLMQRFFKDSSCLQSVSIGWDGGVYVQTCGHTLHIDCHKSYMESLRNDQVLQGFSVDKGEFTCPLCRQFANSVLPCRPGRGTEAGAWHTPTNKKTCVLVKEVEDLQEKLGLFPTESNLSKEMELVIKDIKNTTQKKYMDYGKNPGSPDNDFLFMYSVARTNLELELVHRGGNLCSGGASAAAKRSCLNQLFHVLAMHMRLYSIDSAYNPWTKLTQIAQNKEADSFDEERPEVPMLFRDVPSLLIIFVLTMPQPLRKEHFTCVVKMLYNLQLTQALAALSARFSPEERQAWSTSGALKKNAVNAEKSFEALLSHVISELSKDKSVYKVNVEETLMLSSSVWSPQSIEFSLQQFCLPFLRLSCLLQHHLYGDNLTGCLEEEEFSSLAVCLGLIPSAPQPSNTVNSASCLEWAVNAFDLVTQWCAEVTGLSQMQAEQSLTLLVQDPQWAAPRLLQLPDNYNIIFQYYHRKACTACKKVPKDPALCLVCGAFVCLKGPCCKQQGICECVLHSQHCGAATGIFLLINASVIIIIRGHRFCLWGSVYLDAHGEEDRDLRRGKPLFLCEERYRVLEQQWVSHTFDHINKRWGPHYNGL, encoded by the exons ATGATGGCGGCGTCGCTGCTGCGCCGGGACAAGAAATCCACTGCCGCCCACTTGAAGGCAGACTTAAACCGGACTGACAATAGCTCCGGGATCCGACAACTTCAGGAGCTGCTCGACGCTGTGCTAAATCCCGAAAAATCAGCGGCGGACACAGAGGCTCTTGACTGGTGTAAATGTCTAATTGCAGGAGGCGAAGGTTTCGAGGAGTTCTGCAAAACGGTCCGGTCCTATGACAACGCGACTCTGTGCGGCTTGGTTTGGACCGCTAATTTCGTTGCATATCGATGCCGGACCTGTGGCATCTCCCCGTGCATGTCACTGTGTGCTGAGTGTTTCAATAACGGAGACCACACGGGCCATGATTTCAACATGTTCAGGAGCCAGGCTGGCGGGGCCTGTGACTGTGGAGACGGTAATGTCATGCGAGAGAGTGG ATTTTGTCGACGACATCGGTTGAGAACAGGGGAAAATATCCCCTCAATACCTCGAGACCTTCTCTTGATGTCTGAGATGGTTCTTCCTCGCTTCATCCTGTGTATCATACAGTACCTGAGGGATGGATACATTGAACCAG ACACCTCAACTGAGAGAGATCTACAGaaagtcctgcagcagctggagcctCAGATCTCTTTCCTGGAGGAGCTCACAAAGATGGGAGGGGCAATGAGGACTGTACTGACAAAGATCTTGACCAATCAGCAAACATTCAAGGAGTTGAGCATGG GCCAAGAGGAGAATTTGTATGCTAAAAAGAACTATGACAAGTATTTGTCAGCATTAAAGAATTCAGGTCTGGTGTCTGTGGAGGAGAAAGCCCAAGGTGCTACTGCTGATGTCAATGTTGGGGCTGAAGGAGGTGCAGGAGCCATGGTCCTATTGG GGACCACTTCACCAGGGAGCCCAGATGAGTCTAGTAAAGAG GAAGACCAAGATGCAGGGCAGTCTGTTGGTCAAAGGAAGAGGGTTAAACTGAGTAGCAGTACCAAAG ACCCGAGTATTATTGAATCTCTAAAGCATAAATGCTTCTTGGAGGAGTTGCTGTTTTGGACGATAAAATATGAGTTTCCTCAGAAGATGGTCACCTTCTTACTAAACATGTTGCCAGATCAAGATTACAAg ATCacttttacaaaaacatttgttcAGCATTATGTGTtcatcatgaaaacactgatgaaaagcCACGAGTCGGATACCATGTCCAACCGCATTGTACATATTAGTGTGCAGCTGTTCAGCAACGAGGAGCTGGCTCGACACGTGACAGAGGAGTGTCAGCTGCTGGACATCATGGTCACAGTCCTCCTCTACATGATGGAGAGTTGCCTTATCAAAAGTGAACTTCAAG aTGAAGAGAATAGTCGTCATGTTGTGGTGAACTGTAGTGAGGCGCTGTTGAAGAACAACACCTACTGGCCATTAGTTAGTGATTTTATTAACATCCTCTCACACCAAAGTGTAGCGAAAAAGTTCCTGGAGGACCATTCACTGCTGATGCTGTGGATGAGCTTTGTGTCATTTTTCCAGG GTATGAACCTCAATAAGCGGGAGCTGAATGAACATGTGGAATTTGAGTCTCAGACATACTATGCAGCGTTTGCAGCAGAGCTTGAAGCCTGTGCACAGCCAATGTGGGGTCTCTTAACACACTGCAAAGTCAAA GAGACACAGGAATATACTAAAACTGTGGTACGCTACTGTTTGGAAACCCTCCAGATCTGGTTTGATGCCATTGGCTTCATTGATGAG CCTGCTCCAAATCAAGTGACATTTCACCTGCCACTGCACCGCTACTATGCCATGTTCCTCAGTAAG GCTATAAAGTGCCAAGGTCTGGACTTGGACAGCCTCCTGCCTGACCAAGAGATGCTTATGAAGATCATGGTGCATCCACTCCAAATCCAG GCATGCCTGTCAGAGATCCACAGCAACATGTGGGTCAGGAATGGTCTGCAGATCAAGGGACAGGCTATGACTTATGTGCAGTCACACTTCTGCAACTCAATGATTGACCCAGACATCTATCTGCTCCAG GTTTGTGCATCGAGACTAGACCCTGACTACTTTATCTCAAGTGTTTTTGAGAG GTTCAAAGTGGTTGACCTGTTGACCATGGCGTCTCAGCATCAGAATGCCGTGTTAGACTCTGAGCAGGAGAGACCGATGCTTGAAGGAGCACTGACCTTCCTGGTCATACTGACAAGCCTTCGCATCCATTTGG GGATGACAGATGATGAGATCCTTCGGGCTGAGATGGTCTCACAGTTGTGTATGAATGACCGTACACACAGTGCGCTGTTAGACCTT ATTCCTGAGAATCCCAACCCAAAAAGTGGCATTGTCCCAGGGAGCTGTAGTTTTGAGGAAATGCTCTCTGCTGTGGCTGACTTCAAGGCTCCTGTTTTTGAGCCTGGAGGCTCTATGCAGCAGGGCATGTACACACCCAAAG CGGAGGTGTGGGAAAAGGAGTTTGACCCCATCATGGTCGTTCTCAGAACTGTCTATCGGCGTGACGTCCAGTCAGCGATGGACAGATACTCAGCATT TTTGAAGCAGTCTGGCATTCACACTGGCAACCCATGGCCACCTTACAAGGAGAGGACTCCTCTGCACCCATGTTACAAAGGCCTAATCAAGCTGTTGCACTGCAAGACACTGCACATTGtgatattcactctcctttacAAG ATATGGATGGATCATCAGAACATGTCTGAGCATGTGCTGTGCATGGTGCTGTACCTGATTGAGCTGGGCTTGGACAACCAAGTTCAAGAAAACAAGGAGGATGAG GAGCCTTGCATTGAGGAGCACTGCCATGATAGCTGGTTCCCTGGCACCAACCTCCTCTCCAACTTGCACCACGTCATCAACTTTGTGAGGGTTCGGGTTCCTGAGACAGCCCCTGAGGTGAAGAGAGAGGCCCCTCCCAGCACCAGCACTGAAGCCTCCTCTTATGGCCAG AACCTACGTGAAGCTCAGGTGTTCAGCCTTGTGGCAGAGCGCAGGAGGAAGTTCCAGGAGATAATCAACCGCAGCAACACTGAAGCAACCCAGGTTGTCAGGCCCAAGAGCTCCTCAACACGCTGGGTCCCACCAGGCACACCCCCGCAGTTGGTAACAGAGATTCTGGAGATCCGCGAAAGCATGCTGTCCCTCCTCATCAAGCTCCACCAGAAGCTGTCATCCAAACAGAACTCTCTGTCAGCGTCCTGGCTAGAGGATATGGACACGAGCCGTCACGCTCATGGAGATGGCATTACAGCCATTGAGCGCATCCTCACCAAGGCAGCCACGCGCAGCTGCCAAATCAAGCGTAGCATTCAGGACATTTGCGGAAAGGTGTGTCCTCCAGTGCCACCAAAGAAGAACAGTCCCACTGACAAGAAAGCCATGGATAAAGAAGAAAG gcGTCAGAGggccagagagagacagcagaaatTGCTTGCTGAATTTGCATCCAGGCAGAAGAGTTTCATGGAAACAGCTATGGATGTTG AATCCCCTGACACTGAGGCAGCCATGGATCTAGGAGCATCTGAAGTGATGGAGTCTGAGGTTCTTTATGACTGTGTGATCTGTGGCCAAAGTGGACCATCCACTGAGGACCGTCCCACTGGCCTAGTAGTTCTCCTCCAGGCATCCTCAG TGCTCGGGCATCGCTGCAAAAACAAAGAGGCTAAGAATCTCCCAACGACTGATGAAGAGCACATCTACCCTGCAGACACGTGTGGAGTGGCACATGATGTCAGGCTCACGCTCATGCAGCGGTTCTTCAAAGAT AGTTCTTGCCTGCAGTCTGTGTCAATAGGTTGGGATGGGGGTGTCTACGTCCAGACCTGTGGTCACACTTTGCATATAGATTGCCACAAGTCATACATGGAGTCTCTGAGG aaTGACCAGGTCCTCCAGGGTTTCTCTGTTGACAAGGGTGAATTTACGTGCCCACTCTGTCGACAGTTTGCCAATAGTGTCCTTCCCTGTCGCCCTGGGCGGGGCACAGAGGCTGGTGCCTggcacacacccacaaacaagAAGACATGTGTGCTTGTAAAGGAGGTAGAAGATCTTCAGGAGAAACTTGGCCTTTTCCCT ACGGAGTCCAATTTGAGTAAAGAGATGGAGCTGGTTATCAAAGACATCAAGAACACCACTCAGAAGAAATACATGGACTACGGCAAGAACCCTGGCTCCCCTGACAATGATTTCCTCTTCATGTACTCTGTGGCAAG GACCAACCTGGAGTTGGAGCTTGTGCATCGGGGAGGAAACCTGTGTTCTGGAGGAGCCAGTGCAGCTGCCAAACGCTCATGTCTCA ATCAGTTGTTCCATGTGCTGGCCATGCACATGCGTCTGTACAGCATTGATTCAGCCTACAATCCCTGGACTAAGCTGACTCAGATTGCACAAAACAAAGAGGCAGA tAGCTTTGATGAAGAGAGACCCGAGGTGCCCATGCTGTTTCGAGACGTCCCGTCCCTCCTGATTATCTTTGTGCTAACGATGCCTCAGCCTCTGCGTAAAG AACACTTTACCTGTGTGGTGAAGATGCTGTACAACCTGCAGTTGACCCAGGCTCTGGCTGCTCTGTCAGCCAGGTTCAGCCCAGAGGAAAGACAGGCCTGGAGCACATCTGGAGCTCTTAAGAAG AATGCTGTGAATGCTGAGAAGTCTTTTGAGGCGCTGCTCAGTCACGTTATCAGTGAGCTTTCTAAGGACAAGAGCGTCTACAAGGTGAATGTTGAAGAAACATTAATG CTGAGCTCCAGTGTGTGGTCCCCACAGTCTATTGAGTTCAGCCTCCAGCAGTTCTGCCTGCCCTTCCTTCGCCTCTCCTGCCTCCTGCAGCATCACCTTTATGGAGACAACCTAACTGGCTGCTTG gaggaggaggagttctCGTctttggctgtgtgtttggggcTCATACCCTCTGCCCCTCAGCCTTCCAACACCGTGAACAGTGCCTCATGTCTGGAGTGGGCGGTCAACGCCTTCGACTTGGTGACACAGTGGTGTGCTGAGGTTACAGGGCTCTCTCAGATGCAGGCTGAGCAATCATTG ACGTTGCTTGTCCAGGATCCTCAGTGGGCAGCCCCTCGCCTTCTGCAGCTGCCTGACAACTACAATATCATCTTCCAGTACTATCACAGGAAGGCCTGCACTGCCTGCAAAAAGGTGCCAAAAGACCCTGCACTCTGCCTTGTTTGTGGCGCCTTCGTCTGTCTCAAAGGCCCGTGTTGCAAACAGCAGGGtatctgtgaatgtgttttg CACTCCCAACATTGTGGCGCAGCTACAGGCATCTTTCTACTGATAAATGCctcagtcatcatcatcatccgCGGACATCGTTTCTGCCTGTGGGGTTCTGTTTACCTCGATGCCCACGGAGAGGAGGACCGCGATTTACG CCGTGGTAAGCCTCTCTTCTTATGTGAAGAGAGGTATCGAGTGTTGGAGCAACAGTGGGTTTCACACACCTTTGATCACATCAATAAGCGTTGGGGGCCTCACTATAATGGACTCTAA